The stretch of DNA GTTGCCTCCGTCAACGTGGCACCCGAATACAGGAGGAAGGGCGTCGCCACGATCCTGTTGAAAAGGTTCGAGGACGAGGCGGGCGAGGCCGGATTGCTTATCGCCGAAATCGGTTTCGTGCGGCACAATCCGGCGAGGAACCTCTATGATCGGCTCGGGTATCGCATGGTGTCGGAGGACGGCCGCTACGACACCATGATCAAGCCCCTATAGACGACGCCCGAGACTGGTCGACGTCAGCGACCATCCGCGCTCCCCACGCGCCCTTCTTCGCTGCTGGAGTGACCGAAGTTCCATACTTCGTTTCAACGGTAACATTACGCGGCATATCGTTGCAGTAAAGCCAGCCGGAAGGTAGCGGAATCTTGTAGAGACTGGGTGAGCCGTGCAGACGGATCAACTTAGTGGCGTCCTGGTAAAAGATTTGAACTCCGTCTTAATCGGGCGAAGCGTTCGATAGATATCGGGCTTCGTCAGAAAACAATTGGGGCGGCCCTAGTGAATTCAGTAAAATATTTTAATTTTGCTCGACGCGGTGCGCTGCTGTTCGCAGGAACGGCTTTAACGGGAATACCCGCGATCGCGCAGAATGCGCCCGCGACGCTCGCCCCTAGGCTGCCGGTCCCGCAGGGGGTTTCCATGACCCCGGCTCCAGGTCCGGCGGCGAATGCCGACAAGCCGTCGGTAGGGCGAACGATAAGGACTCTGCGCGTCGAGGGATCGCAGCGCATCGAAGGCGAGACGGTGCTCAGTTATACCAAGCTGCGCGTCGGCATCCCGTACACCGCGGAGACGCTCGATCAGGCGCTGAAGGACCTTCAGGCCAGCGACCTGTTCGCGGATTACTCGATCGCGGGCGTCGAGACCGGCAACATCGTGCTGCGCGTACGTGAGAACCCGATCATCAACCGCGTGATCATCGAGGGCAACAAGGCGCTGAAAAGCGACAAGATCACGAAAGAGATCAAGCTCGCGCCGCGCCAGATCTTCACGCGCACCGCGGTCCGCCAGGATATCGCGCGGATCATCGAGCTGTATCGTCGCCAGGGCCGCTTTGCCGCGGTGATCGACCCGAAGATGGTCAATCTCGACCAGAACCGCGTCGACGTCGTGTTCGAAGTCAGCGAAGGCCCGAAGTCGAAGGTCCGCCAGATCAACATCCTCGGCAACGAGGTGTTCTCCGACGACCAGATCCGCGGCCAGATGGCGACCAAGCAGTCGCGCCTGTTCCGGCTGTTGTCGTCGGCCACCAGCTACGATCAGGATCGCCTGTCCTACGATCAGCAGAAGCTTCGCCAGTTCTATCTGACGCAGGGCTATGCCGATTTCCGGGTCACGTCGGCCGTCGCCGAGCTGACGCCGGACAAGAAGGACTTCATCATCACGTACGTGGTGGAAGAAGGTAAGCGCTACAAGTTCGGCGACGTGACGGTCGACAGTCAGATCCGCGACTTCGACAACACCAAGCTCGCAGCCTCGCTGCCGCTGAAGAAGGGCGATTGGTACAACGCCAAGCTCGTCGAGGATTCGGTCGACAACCTCAGCCAGACCGCGGGCCTGTTCGGCTATGCGTTCACCGAGGTGAACCCGGAGTTCCAGAAGGACGCCGAGACGCTGACGATGGGGATTAATTTCAACATCGCCGAAGCCAAGCGTACCTATGTCGAGCGGATCGAGATCAACGGCAACACGCAGACGCAGGACAAGGTCGTCCGCCGCGAGATCCGTCTGGCCGAGGGCGACGCGTTCAACAGTTTCCAGGTCAAGCGCTCGCAGGATCGCATCAACTCGCTCGGCTATTTCGCCGACAAGATGGAGATCAAGCAGCTGCCGGGATCGGCACCCGATCGCGTGATCCTGGAGACCAACCTCGAAGAGAAGTCGACTGGCGAGCTCCAGCTGTCGGCAGGCTATTCGAGCCTCGAAC from Sphingomonas faeni encodes:
- a CDS encoding GNAT family N-acetyltransferase — its product is MPFIYRLERKYMEDLENDQLQGWQNSIEHHLRQWVDDLPRTSVAEYAGDQAGYVFWEVREGRAVVASVNVAPEYRRKGVATILLKRFEDEAGEAGLLIAEIGFVRHNPARNLYDRLGYRMVSEDGRYDTMIKPL
- the bamA gene encoding outer membrane protein assembly factor BamA; its protein translation is MNSVKYFNFARRGALLFAGTALTGIPAIAQNAPATLAPRLPVPQGVSMTPAPGPAANADKPSVGRTIRTLRVEGSQRIEGETVLSYTKLRVGIPYTAETLDQALKDLQASDLFADYSIAGVETGNIVLRVRENPIINRVIIEGNKALKSDKITKEIKLAPRQIFTRTAVRQDIARIIELYRRQGRFAAVIDPKMVNLDQNRVDVVFEVSEGPKSKVRQINILGNEVFSDDQIRGQMATKQSRLFRLLSSATSYDQDRLSYDQQKLRQFYLTQGYADFRVTSAVAELTPDKKDFIITYVVEEGKRYKFGDVTVDSQIRDFDNTKLAASLPLKKGDWYNAKLVEDSVDNLSQTAGLFGYAFTEVNPEFQKDAETLTMGINFNIAEAKRTYVERIEINGNTQTQDKVVRREIRLAEGDAFNSFQVKRSQDRINSLGYFADKMEIKQLPGSAPDRVILETNLEEKSTGELQLSAGYSSLERFIIQANITQRNFRGKGQELRAGVNYSSYSKSVELGFTEPYLFDKNIAIGGDIFRRDYNSFSYSGNDRQDNYSQVSTGFQLRTGVPLTEFWSLSGRYGLSYDQVSLDGQYLNADGSCNVQAATSYLCDAYGNRWTSSVGYSLSRDTLNSRLRPTAGSRFSFSQDFAGLGGDVKYIRTRLEGAKYANLGSGFIGSIIAEGGYIHSLEGRRKAGEDRVRLTDRFYLGEPQFRGFDIRGVGPRILLKPYDTAADGTQSVSTDPNVVRDDALGGHAYYLARAEIEIPLGSGARELGLRPSIYAQVGSLFGVTKPRPTYSYEQAVNASGVKLFNPDGSPTLLPNQLTQGGQLIYTTPGANGAQTFCAVGTPDAKGACVGTTVNAKALNGTIYQESFLGNSASPRLTVGVGVNWNSPFGPLRIDVAKALLKQKGDDPKLITFNVGTQF